Proteins encoded by one window of Bacillus rossius redtenbacheri isolate Brsri chromosome 14, Brsri_v3, whole genome shotgun sequence:
- the LOC134538884 gene encoding transmembrane emp24 domain-containing protein 5 gives MLTAVRILFTLIYFVDIINCESETTTLPWYENLPAVAMDYKVHIDPGKEDCYFQYVNPGATFYVSFQVLRGGDGMAGFAVKHPDGRILHPYQWRPSAEYQEQQSVGGYYSVCVDNQFSRFAAKLVNIYITVIRYDKWDQYTKEVEELDLSVGNFTESIKTVERNINEMLQFQHSSRGRETRDYNVLVDNNSYVLKWSIAQILAITSTTVLQVYFVRKLFSTKDSRPRA, from the exons ATGTTAACAGCTGTCAggattttgtttactttaatatattttgtagATATAATTAATTGTGAGTCTGAAACAACTACTTTACCATGGTACGAGAATCTTCCAGCTGTTGCGATGGACTACAAAGTTCATATTGACCCTGGCAAGGAAGACTGTTATTTTCAGTATGTTAACCCCGGTGCCACTTTCTATGTGAGCTTTCAG GTGCTCCGAGGGGGCGACGGCATGGCGGGCTTCGCGGTGAAGCACCCCGACGGCCGGATCCTGCACCCGTACCAGTGGCGTCCCAGCGCGGAGTACCAGGAGCAGCAGTCGGTGGGCGGCTACTACAGCGTCTGCGTCGACAACCAGTTCTCGCGCTTCGCGGCCAAGCTCGTCAACATCTACATCACCGTCATACG GTACGACAAGTGGGACCAGTACACCAAGGAGGTGGAGGAGCTGGACCTGAGCGTGGGGAACTTCACG GAGTCGATCAAGACGGTGGAGCGCAACATCAACGAGATGCTGCAGTTCCAGCACAGCTCCCGGGGGCGAGAGACGCGCGACTACAACGTGCTGGTCGACAACAACAGCTACGTGCTCAAGTGGTCGATCGCGCAGATCCTGGCCATCACCTCGACCACCGTGCTGCAGGTGTACTTCGTCAGGAAGCTCTTCAGCACCAAGGACTCCCGGCCGAGGGCGTAG